In the genome of Dermacentor silvarum isolate Dsil-2018 chromosome 1, BIME_Dsil_1.4, whole genome shotgun sequence, one region contains:
- the LOC119432096 gene encoding dopamine receptor 2, with translation MPALGEANGSWDSPAYSLLDLLNGANTSSVELEVLGNGTVLDIVRNANLSLLEDSDANATAATVESAHVQHAALGVLLGFFCIATVFGNVLIMVSVAKEQYLHTVTNYFIASLATADCLVGAVVMPFSAIHEIMNKYWIFGQDLCDVWHSIDVLASTASILNLCVISLDRYWAITDPISYPCRMTQARATTLIAVVWVCSALISFPAIAWWRAVTKLPPAAFQCAFTDDVGYLVFSSTISFYAPLMVMVFTYYRIYKAAAEQTRNLKLGCKQVQSCNGEESTSVTLRIHRGGMLQTANNYKAVFATSNETFDRNNATGTSRNVKNFSLSRKLAKLAKERKAAKTLAIVMGVFILCWLPFFVTNILMGICGEACVMQPDLVFSTVTWLGWINSGMNPVIYACWSRDFRRAFANVLCCCCPGYFRKRQRRRDRLRRMIKEDASLRSHSIEEAVL, from the coding sequence ATGCCAGCCCTCGGAGAAGCGAACGGCTCGTGGGACAGCCCGGCGTACAGCCTGCTGGATCTACTCAATGGCGCCAACACGTCCTCTGTGGAGTTGGAAGTCCTGGGCAACGGGACGGTGCTGGATATCGTGCGTAACGCCAACCTCTCACTACTGGAGGACAGCGACGCGAACGCGACTGCAGCGACCGTAGAGTCGGCCCACGTTCAGCACGCGGCCCTCGGAGTGCTGCTGGGATTCTTCTGTATCGCGACTGTGTTCGGTAACGTGCTTATCATGGTCTCTGTGGCCAAGGAGCAGTACCTGCACACCGTGACTAACTACTTTATAGCGTCATTAGCGACGGCGGACTGTCTGGTGGGCGCCGTGGTCATGCCGTTCTCGGCCATCCACGAAATTATGAACAAGTATTGGATATTCGGCCAGGACCTGTGCGACGTCTGGCATTCCATCGACGTCCTGGCCAGCACCGCGTCCATCCTCAACCTCTGCGTCATATCGCTGGATCGCTATTGGGCCATCACCGATCCCATCAGCTACCCGTGCCGTATGACGCAGGCCAGGGCGACCACCCTGATCGCCGTCGTATGGGTTTGCTCCGCGCTCATCTCGTTTCCGGCCATCGCCTGGTGGCGTGCCGTGACCAAGCTGCCGCCTGCCGCTTTCCAGTGCGCCTTCACTGATGATGTGGGCTACCTGGTGTTCTCGTCAACCATATCCTTCTACGCGCCGCTTATGGTCATGGTGTTCACGTACTACCGCATCTACAAAGCCGCCGCCGAGCAGACGCGAAATCTCAAGCTCGGCTGCAAGCAGGTGCAGTCCTGCAATGGCGAAGAGTCGACCTCTGTGACTCTCAGAATCCACCGCGGAGGCATGCTGCAGACGGCCAACAACTACAAGGCAGTGTTTGCGACATCTAACGAAACCTTTGACCGGAACAACGCGACCGGCACATCCAGAAACGTCAAGAACTTCTCGCTCAGCCGCAAGCTCGCCAAGCTCGCCAAAGAGCGGAAGGCTGCCAAGACGCTCGCCATTGTCATGGGAGTGTTCATCCTCTGTTGGCTGCCTTTTTTCGTCACTAATATCTTGATGGGTATTTGCGGTGAGGCATGCGTGATGCAGCCGGACCTCGTGTTCTCTACAGTCACCTGGCTTGGCTGGATTAACTCGGGCATGAACCCGGTCATCTACGCCTGCTGGAGCAGGGACTTTCGACGGGCCTTTGCGAACGtgctttgctgctgctgccccgGCTACTTTCGCAAGCGGCAGCGTCGCCGCGATCGGCTTCGACGCATGATCAAGGAGGATGCCAGCCTACGCTCGCATAGCATCGAGGAGGCTGTGCTATAG